A stretch of the Haloarcula ordinaria genome encodes the following:
- a CDS encoding LLM class flavin-dependent oxidoreductase has translation MQFDWMVQCYAGDGVFRDTPMLETVERETILNGVDAAIDNGLEGLWAPDHFMLGPKAEEYEVWTLLSALAERTDDVDIGPLVGSITYRNPALLAKMATTVDILSEGRLKLGLGAGWHEEEHRAYGFDFPDIDTRIEMLEESIHVVKAMFTEDHPTYEGEHYQIDDALNNPKPTSEPHPPIVIGGAGPRMLRLIARHADEWNVEISARARGKPIEFKVRKFDEYLENEGRDPDDVRRSWLAHVLVREDEAAVEDAVDNIFPLPWGEESDMDEELSDADDAREKGSMLIGTPSQVASQIEAIRDLGFDRLQLMFLDFPGERSMELFGDEVAPEFQ, from the coding sequence ATGCAATTCGATTGGATGGTGCAGTGTTACGCCGGTGACGGTGTCTTCAGGGATACGCCGATGCTGGAGACGGTGGAGCGCGAGACGATACTGAACGGCGTGGACGCCGCGATAGACAATGGGTTAGAAGGGCTCTGGGCGCCCGACCACTTCATGCTCGGTCCGAAGGCCGAGGAGTACGAGGTCTGGACGCTCCTGAGCGCGCTCGCTGAGCGGACCGACGACGTGGACATCGGCCCGCTGGTCGGGTCCATCACCTACCGGAACCCGGCCCTGCTCGCGAAGATGGCGACCACCGTCGACATCCTCTCCGAGGGTAGACTCAAGCTCGGCCTCGGCGCCGGCTGGCACGAGGAGGAACACCGCGCCTACGGCTTCGACTTCCCCGACATCGACACGCGCATCGAGATGTTAGAGGAGTCGATCCACGTCGTGAAGGCGATGTTCACCGAAGACCACCCGACCTACGAGGGCGAGCACTACCAGATCGACGACGCGCTGAACAACCCGAAACCGACGAGCGAGCCACACCCGCCCATCGTCATCGGCGGGGCCGGGCCGCGGATGCTCCGTCTCATCGCGCGCCACGCCGACGAGTGGAACGTCGAAATCAGCGCCCGGGCACGGGGGAAGCCCATCGAGTTCAAGGTCCGGAAGTTTGACGAGTACCTGGAGAACGAGGGGCGCGACCCGGACGACGTGCGTCGGTCCTGGCTCGCACACGTGCTCGTCCGCGAGGACGAAGCGGCCGTCGAAGATGCCGTCGACAACATCTTCCCGCTCCCGTGGGGCGAGGAATCCGACATGGATGAGGAGCTCAGTGACGCCGACGACGCACGGGAGAAGGGGAGTATGCTCATCGGGACACCATCACAGGTCGCCTCCCAGATAGAAGCCATCCGCGACCTCGGCTTCGACCGCCTGCAGCTCATGTTCCTCGACTTCCCGGGCGAGCGGAGCATGGAACTGTTCGGCGACGAGGTCGCGCCCGAGTTCCAGTAA
- a CDS encoding MaoC/PaaZ C-terminal domain-containing protein produces the protein MKAPAKDTERYFEAIEEGETFTVEAARTITEADIVNFAGLSGDFHPLHMSTERGEDSDFGERIAHGNLVFSVAEALVADMNPRSFSYGYDSLRFINPVGIGTTLTVHREVVETEVYNDDLGRVVYKYVVEDQEETTLLACEHITLVERESAE, from the coding sequence ATGAAGGCACCCGCGAAGGACACCGAACGGTACTTCGAGGCCATCGAGGAAGGCGAGACGTTCACCGTCGAGGCCGCCCGGACGATAACGGAGGCGGACATCGTCAACTTCGCCGGCCTCTCCGGCGACTTCCACCCGCTCCACATGAGCACGGAGCGCGGCGAGGACTCCGACTTCGGCGAGCGAATCGCACACGGCAACCTCGTGTTCTCGGTCGCCGAGGCGCTCGTCGCGGACATGAACCCCCGCTCGTTCTCCTACGGCTACGACTCGCTGCGGTTCATCAACCCGGTCGGTATCGGCACCACGCTGACCGTCCACCGCGAGGTCGTCGAGACCGAGGTGTACAACGACGACCTGGGCCGCGTGGTGTACAAGTACGTCGTCGAGGACCAGGAGGAGACGACGCTGCTCGCCTGCGAGCACATCACGCTCGTCGAGCGCGAGAGCGCCGAGTGA
- a CDS encoding aldo/keto reductase translates to MDYRQLGNTGTRVSELCFGTWRFGKETGGVVETDREEAHELLDTAWENGINFIDSANVYGTPHGLSEEYVGEWLDDHDREDFVVTSKVYFPYNGDGEPGPNDRGLGRKHIRAQIEGTLDRLDTNYLDVYYIHRWDENTPIEETLRTLDELVNEGKVHYLGASTMAAWQLTKALWTSDVEGLQRFDVTQPLHHAGYYEDVREYLEVCADQDLAVCNYSPLAGGFLTGKYERADPDDPEAVEAPDGARGSFDDFFGDWYASERGWQVLDEVRAVADEVDATPAQVSLRWLMDWDDFSCIPIVGARTPEQLEENVAATEVDLSDEQWDRIMDARYDPDGDLWG, encoded by the coding sequence ATGGACTACCGACAACTCGGCAACACGGGGACGCGCGTCTCCGAACTCTGCTTCGGCACGTGGCGCTTCGGCAAAGAGACCGGCGGCGTCGTCGAGACGGACCGCGAGGAGGCACACGAACTGCTCGACACCGCCTGGGAGAACGGCATCAACTTCATCGACTCGGCGAACGTCTACGGGACACCCCACGGGCTCAGCGAGGAGTACGTCGGCGAGTGGCTGGACGACCACGACCGCGAGGATTTCGTCGTCACGTCGAAGGTGTACTTCCCGTACAACGGGGACGGCGAGCCCGGCCCCAACGACCGCGGTCTCGGGCGCAAGCACATCCGGGCCCAGATAGAGGGGACGCTCGACCGCCTCGATACGAACTACCTCGACGTCTACTACATCCACCGCTGGGACGAGAACACGCCCATCGAGGAGACGCTGCGAACCCTCGACGAACTCGTCAACGAGGGGAAGGTCCACTACCTGGGGGCCTCGACGATGGCCGCCTGGCAGCTCACGAAGGCCCTGTGGACGAGTGACGTCGAGGGACTCCAGCGCTTCGACGTGACACAGCCGCTCCACCACGCTGGCTACTACGAGGACGTCAGGGAGTATCTCGAGGTCTGTGCCGACCAGGACCTGGCTGTCTGTAACTACTCGCCGCTGGCCGGCGGGTTCCTCACCGGGAAGTACGAGCGGGCCGACCCCGACGACCCGGAAGCCGTGGAGGCCCCCGACGGAGCCCGGGGGAGCTTCGATGACTTCTTCGGCGACTGGTACGCCTCCGAGCGCGGCTGGCAGGTCTTAGACGAGGTCCGAGCCGTCGCCGACGAGGTCGACGCGACGCCCGCGCAGGTGTCGCTGCGCTGGCTGATGGACTGGGACGACTTCTCCTGCATCCCCATCGTCGGCGCGCGGACGCCCGAGCAGCTCGAGGAGAACGTCGCCGCGACGGAGGTCGACCTCTCCGACGAGCAGTGGGACCGTATCATGGACGCGCGCTACGACCCTGACGGCGACCTCTGGGGATAA